In Prunus dulcis chromosome 1, ALMONDv2, whole genome shotgun sequence, the following are encoded in one genomic region:
- the LOC117638003 gene encoding uncharacterized protein LOC117638003 translates to MAVNSSDFSTPPLPATPLPLSSTKENLIPFGSKIAELNESRSELLGRIQGLKQDLQSWRSKLDIQVKVYRDELSELKKSLNTEVDQLRSEFQELRTTLQQQQEDVTTSLRNLGLQDVSGDKKEGQETQDTVVEENGDKESNVSTKEFGTKEAES, encoded by the exons ATGGCCGTCAACTCTTCTGATTTTTCAACCCCGCCTCTCCCTGCCACTCCTCTTCCACTCTCATCC ACGAAGGAGAATCTGATCCCCTTTGGCTCCAAAATTGCG GAATTGAATGAATCGAGGTCTGAGCTGCTTGGCAGAATTCAAGGGTTGAAGCAG GATTTGCAAAGTTGGAGGTCAAAATTGGACATTCAAGTTAAGGTCTATCGCGAT GAGCTTTCGGAACTTAAGAAATCACTCAACACTGAAGTGGATCAGCTTCGATCA GAATTCCAAGAACTGAGGACCACTCTTCAGCAGCAGCAAGAAGATGTTACTACTAGTCTTAGAAACTTGGGG CTGCAGGATGTCTCAGGAGATAAAAAAGAAGGCCAAGAGACCCAAGATACTGTGGTTGAAGAAAATGGTGACAAAGAATCAAATGTTTCAACTAAGGAGTTTGGGACTAAAGAAGCTGAAAGCTAG
- the LOC117637995 gene encoding vesicle-associated membrane protein 724 — MSQESFIYSFVARGTMILAEYTEFTGNFPAIATQCLQKLPSSNNKFTYSCDHHTFNFLVEDGYAYCVVAKDSVGKQISIAFLERMKADFRKRYGGGKADTAIAKSLNKEFGPIMKEHMKYIIDHAEEIEKLLKVKAQVSEVKSIMLENIDKAIDRGENLTVLVDKTETLRSQAQDYRSKGTQMRRKMWYQNMKIKLVVFGILLLLVLVIWVSICHGFDCTN; from the exons ATGAGTCAGGAATCGTTCATATACAGCTTTGTGGCCAGGGGCACAATGATCCTGGCCGAGTACACTGAGTTCACCGGCAACTTCCCGGCGATTGCGACTCAGTGCCTTCAGAAACTGCCGTCCTCTAACAACAAGTTTACCTACAGCTGCGATCACCACACCTTCAATTTTCTCGTCGAGGATGGCTATG CGTACTGTGTGGTTGCCAAAGACTCTGTTGGCAAACAGATATCTATTGCATTTTTGGAACGAATGAAAGCTGACTTTAGAAAAAGATATGGGGGTGGTAAAGCAGATACGGCTATTGCCAAAAGTCTTAACAAGGAATTCGG ACCAATAATGAAAGAGCACATGAAGTATATTATCGATCATGCAGAAGAGATTGAAAAGCTATTGAAAGTGAAGGCTCAGGTTTCAGAAGTTAAAAGTATAATGTTAGAGAATATTGACAAG GCTATTGATAGAGGGGAAAACCTGACTGTTCTTGTTGACAAGACTGAAACCCTTCGTTCTCAG GCCCAAGACTACAGAAGTAAGGGGACACAAATGAGAAGGAAAATGTGGTATCAAAACATGAAGATAAAGTTGGTCGTTTTCGGAATCCTGTTACTTCTGGTCTTGGTAATCTGGGTTTCTATTTGTCATGGATTTGACTGCACAAACTAG
- the LOC117638015 gene encoding flowering-promoting factor 1-like protein 3: MSGVWVFKNGVVRLVDGADSMQGSNARRKVLVHTPSEEVISSYAVLERKLLSLGWERYYDDPDLLQFHKRSTVHLISLPKDFSKFKSMHMYDIVVKNRNVFEVRDM; encoded by the coding sequence ATGTCTGGGGTTTGGGTTTTCAAGAACGGCGTCGTTAGACTCGTGGACGGGGCGGATTCCATGCAGGGCTCCAACGCCAGGCGCAAGGTGCTGGTCCACACCCCAAGTGAGGAAGTGATCAGCTCCTACGCCGTGCTCGAGCGCAAGCTGTTGTCGCTGGGTTGGGAGCGGTACTACGACGACCCAGACCTTCTCCAGTTCCACAAAAGATCCACCGTCCATCTCATCTCTCTCCCCAAGGATTTCAGCAAGTTCAAGTCCATGCACATGTATGACATCGTTGTTAAAAACCGCAATGTGTTTGAAGTGAGGGACATGTAG